One Phycisphaerae bacterium RAS2 DNA window includes the following coding sequences:
- a CDS encoding Glycosyl transferases group 1: protein MARPRVLFLSPRPPFPPNKGDKIRTHQAFCALADSCDVYTASFVSNAQERADFAQVAACCADSLAVSRRALIGLLRGAVEQLRGGTVTLGAYASWALHARVAAWTAESPFDAVYAFGGAMAPYALAAGARRRVLDLCDADSEKWLSFAGLRDQEADEACQTTANVFLRAVYAREGRRLRERELTWLDAFDAVTVVTRREASVLDPAGARKNLHVLSNSAPIIESAPPASHSRPIVSFTGALDYKPNVDGLLWFVREVWPLVRRQAPAARLRIVGRAPVRPLRQIHGIDDVEVIANVPSISPYLLASRVAIAPMRVSRGLPNKVLEAMGAARPVVATPAVGKSLCAKKGEGILIAENAAEFSGEVVRLLRDDEACDQVGESGRAFVRGNHDVDVIHAAWRTMVMKGHDGAWTDTGEHAARPITAHRSAAQPGRSRPRIPAAI from the coding sequence ATGGCACGACCGCGCGTATTGTTCCTGTCTCCGCGTCCGCCGTTTCCGCCGAACAAAGGCGACAAGATTCGGACGCACCAGGCGTTCTGCGCGCTGGCGGATTCGTGCGACGTGTACACCGCGAGCTTTGTTTCGAATGCACAGGAGCGGGCGGACTTCGCGCAGGTCGCGGCTTGCTGCGCCGATTCACTGGCCGTGTCGCGCCGGGCGTTGATCGGCCTGTTGCGCGGCGCGGTGGAACAACTGCGCGGCGGCACGGTCACGCTGGGTGCATACGCAAGCTGGGCGCTGCACGCGCGTGTCGCGGCGTGGACCGCCGAGTCGCCGTTCGACGCGGTTTATGCATTCGGCGGGGCGATGGCGCCGTATGCACTGGCGGCCGGCGCACGGCGGCGCGTGCTGGATCTTTGCGATGCCGACAGCGAGAAGTGGCTAAGCTTTGCTGGCCTGCGCGATCAAGAGGCAGATGAAGCATGTCAGACGACGGCGAACGTTTTCTTACGGGCGGTGTACGCGCGCGAGGGGCGTCGCCTGCGGGAGCGCGAATTGACCTGGCTGGACGCGTTTGATGCGGTGACGGTCGTGACCCGGCGCGAGGCAAGCGTGCTGGATCCCGCCGGCGCGAGGAAGAATCTGCACGTCTTGTCCAACTCCGCGCCGATCATTGAATCGGCCCCGCCCGCGTCACACAGTCGACCGATTGTTTCGTTCACCGGCGCGCTGGATTACAAGCCCAACGTGGACGGGCTTCTTTGGTTCGTGCGGGAGGTCTGGCCGCTTGTTCGCCGGCAGGCGCCGGCGGCGCGATTGCGGATCGTCGGCCGCGCGCCGGTGCGACCCTTGCGTCAGATTCACGGCATCGACGATGTCGAAGTGATCGCGAATGTCCCGAGCATTTCGCCGTACCTGCTGGCGTCGCGCGTGGCGATCGCGCCGATGCGCGTCTCGCGCGGATTGCCGAACAAGGTGCTCGAGGCGATGGGGGCCGCCCGGCCCGTCGTTGCGACACCGGCGGTTGGCAAGAGCCTTTGCGCGAAGAAGGGTGAGGGCATTCTGATCGCGGAGAACGCGGCGGAATTCTCCGGGGAAGTGGTGCGGCTGCTTCGTGATGACGAAGCCTGCGATCAAGTAGGGGAGTCGGGCAGGGCCTTTGTGCGCGGGAATCATGACGTGGACGTGATCCACGCTGCATGGCGAACAATGGTCATGAAAGGACACGACGGCGCGTGGACAGATACAGGTGAGCACGCTGCCCGTCCTATAACGGCGCATCGCTCGGCAGCTCAACCCGGCCGCTCCCGGCCACGCATTCCTGCCGCGATCTGA
- a CDS encoding Polysaccharide deacetylase, giving the protein MSTFVQGRTFETWTGRVVRKLRRRRNETCIHVLAYHSISARPSVFTDGTGLRHEPAEFERHLDYLLAHYEPMRLSDVVARLERGEPVHRSVVITFDDGFADAMHTAGAITVRRRVPVTIFPVTGVVGNQDLMWQHKLAWLCANGHGDRAGQALSAAGVGSRGAEETVESFARRCFHAGVPELLEEVVRRVGSSGREIASSLRPYLEPEDIARAEPDLFEFGNHTHRHVILSALDEAGQRAELETARDLLRAWTGAAPIALAYPFGLKRHYTQRTTQLAVETGHRAMLDARRRVNVTGRTRATELSRKPAPVGSQIDFEMLVEDWPANSAALEQR; this is encoded by the coding sequence ATGAGTACGTTTGTGCAAGGCCGAACGTTTGAGACATGGACCGGACGGGTGGTGCGAAAGCTTCGCCGCCGGCGAAACGAAACGTGCATTCACGTTCTCGCGTATCACAGCATTTCCGCGCGGCCGTCGGTCTTCACGGACGGCACGGGCCTGCGACACGAGCCGGCGGAGTTTGAGCGGCATCTGGACTACCTCCTCGCGCACTATGAGCCGATGCGTTTGAGCGATGTCGTCGCGCGGTTGGAGCGCGGCGAGCCGGTGCATCGATCCGTGGTGATCACGTTCGATGACGGCTTCGCCGATGCCATGCACACGGCCGGGGCCATCACGGTCCGGCGTCGCGTTCCGGTGACGATTTTTCCGGTGACGGGGGTTGTCGGGAATCAGGACTTGATGTGGCAGCACAAACTGGCGTGGCTCTGCGCGAACGGGCACGGGGATCGCGCTGGGCAGGCGCTGTCGGCTGCGGGAGTCGGATCGCGCGGGGCCGAGGAAACGGTGGAGTCGTTCGCGCGAAGATGTTTTCATGCGGGCGTGCCTGAACTGCTGGAGGAAGTCGTGCGGCGCGTCGGCAGCAGCGGGCGAGAAATCGCGTCGTCGCTGCGACCCTATCTCGAGCCGGAGGACATCGCCCGCGCCGAGCCGGACCTGTTTGAATTCGGCAATCACACGCATCGACATGTCATACTTTCGGCACTGGATGAAGCCGGTCAGCGTGCGGAGCTGGAAACGGCGCGCGATTTGCTGCGTGCCTGGACCGGTGCGGCGCCGATCGCGCTGGCCTATCCGTTCGGGCTGAAGCGGCACTACACGCAGCGCACGACGCAGCTGGCCGTCGAGACCGGGCATCGTGCCATGCTCGATGCGCGACGTCGCGTGAATGTGACCGGTCGCACGCGGGCGACCGAGTTGAGTCGCAAGCCCGCACCCGTAGGCTCCCAGATCGATTTCGAAATGCTGGTCGAGGACTGGCCGGCGAACTCGGCGGCGCTTGAGCAACGATGA
- the mshA_2 gene encoding D-inositol 3-phosphate glycosyltransferase, translating into MNVLWHMPTLRANTCGLSRRALRYAGALREAGHDVSFLVRRDSTDIVAELDGFPVHRVDTRRAEAPHWSLQALARRAAVKRVLRGRSTDFDLFVTCQPEAVLAHESGRSAAPCVFVCGGSTLLHDDALAERMLDRCAGARRLWNSAALVVDRWFKRDAERRAMQRADAVVFNSQTTFCRARESYEIDSPKMTAIVGGVDTRVFRPPTGTQRDAARAALRLPADSFVIAWTGRISAEKGVERLLEAAQAVSGLAMTVLLAGDGPERTAMEALARRLGLEARVCFVGALGDVRPILHAADVFVFPSVGESFGNAMAEAMACGLPCIGLRSDGRGVKNANIELLDDGRAGLLVDPASPVGLAQAIGQLAACARLREELGRAARARAVTEFCWRAAEARFVRLAERVARVARGATVCPAEWDAAPAPGTSMFSNRLVSAMQAKQDAAARERLQLRTS; encoded by the coding sequence ATGAACGTGCTTTGGCATATGCCGACGCTGCGCGCCAACACGTGCGGCTTATCACGTCGTGCGCTTCGATACGCCGGCGCGCTGCGCGAGGCGGGGCACGACGTGAGCTTTCTCGTCCGGCGTGACAGCACCGACATCGTAGCCGAGTTGGACGGATTCCCGGTGCATCGTGTCGACACACGCCGAGCCGAGGCGCCGCACTGGTCGCTTCAGGCGCTGGCTCGCCGCGCCGCCGTGAAGCGCGTATTGCGCGGGCGCTCAACAGATTTTGACTTGTTCGTCACATGCCAGCCGGAGGCGGTGCTCGCGCACGAGTCCGGGCGGTCGGCCGCGCCGTGCGTGTTTGTATGCGGCGGCTCGACGCTTCTGCATGACGATGCCCTGGCCGAGCGCATGCTGGATCGCTGCGCTGGCGCACGGCGATTGTGGAATAGCGCGGCGCTGGTCGTCGATCGGTGGTTCAAACGCGACGCAGAACGGCGAGCGATGCAGCGAGCGGACGCCGTGGTGTTCAACAGCCAGACCACGTTTTGCCGAGCGCGTGAGAGCTACGAGATCGACAGCCCGAAGATGACGGCAATCGTAGGCGGCGTTGATACGCGGGTGTTTCGTCCACCGACCGGCACGCAACGGGACGCGGCTCGCGCGGCGCTGCGATTGCCCGCCGATTCATTCGTTATCGCGTGGACCGGTCGAATTTCAGCCGAGAAGGGTGTTGAGCGGCTGCTGGAAGCCGCACAGGCGGTGTCCGGTTTGGCGATGACCGTGCTGCTTGCCGGAGATGGTCCGGAGCGAACGGCGATGGAAGCGCTGGCGCGACGGCTCGGGCTGGAAGCGCGAGTTTGCTTTGTCGGTGCGTTGGGTGATGTACGGCCGATACTGCACGCAGCCGACGTATTCGTGTTTCCGTCAGTCGGAGAGTCGTTCGGCAACGCGATGGCCGAGGCGATGGCGTGCGGACTGCCGTGCATCGGACTGCGTTCCGACGGGCGAGGCGTGAAGAATGCGAATATTGAATTGCTCGACGACGGGCGGGCGGGGTTGCTTGTGGACCCGGCCTCACCCGTTGGATTAGCCCAGGCCATTGGACAGCTTGCCGCATGTGCCCGACTGCGAGAGGAACTGGGTCGGGCGGCGCGTGCCCGCGCCGTGACCGAGTTTTGCTGGCGTGCGGCCGAGGCGCGATTCGTCCGACTGGCCGAGCGCGTGGCGCGCGTTGCGCGAGGCGCCACTGTTTGCCCGGCCGAATGGGATGCGGCGCCTGCTCCGGGGACTTCCATGTTTTCAAACAGACTCGTTTCGGCCATGCAAGCAAAGCAGGACGCCGCCGCGCGCGAGCGCCTGCAACTTCGAACTTCGTGA
- a CDS encoding O-Antigen ligase gives MRFAIYVGILIAIIPLVFSRPFFGLCAYLVVSILQPKYLCWQPDFQDAFLVGLPLVIGAVAIGVKRHAVRPVRDGRGQVTALKSIQERAPLFEMAWPLLVLGLLIAYIGATRPLSGYPLAETSSAFRSLCKVLIVTAILTGMCSEAKRFRILYGVVAVSAAFWAIKGGLKVALLGPHQVYGKTYDNNLFALTSAMALPMLFYFGQSLKRLRWRWLFAAGSGLTCLAILGSGSRAGFVALAVVLWCMAWSSKYRFRAIMAVSLFVSIVYIAAGDEVRDRVASIINFQEDKSASSRFVTWTAARDMMASRPVFGVGFGNFETARKAAGGGGKAAHNIFLEAAAELGIFGLMFWLLLVLGSIFSLWRFMRWSRRLPADLKWAYLWSRGLLLGLVAFCVHGLFHNEEFLELMLTIIGMNVALQAATHRTLRERRLRRSLADHGTNSADSLSESGHPGASRLPAIPPVAGAYARPRLGTA, from the coding sequence ATGCGTTTCGCCATTTATGTCGGCATCCTGATCGCGATCATCCCGCTTGTGTTCTCGCGGCCGTTCTTCGGCCTCTGCGCGTACCTCGTGGTGTCCATCCTTCAACCGAAGTACCTCTGCTGGCAACCGGATTTTCAGGATGCCTTTCTTGTAGGGCTCCCGCTCGTCATTGGAGCAGTGGCGATCGGCGTCAAGCGGCACGCCGTTCGGCCGGTACGGGATGGACGGGGTCAGGTCACGGCGTTGAAGTCGATTCAGGAGCGCGCTCCATTGTTTGAAATGGCCTGGCCGCTGCTGGTGCTCGGGCTGCTGATCGCTTACATCGGCGCGACGCGGCCGCTCTCGGGGTATCCGCTTGCCGAGACCTCGTCGGCGTTTCGAAGTTTGTGCAAGGTGCTAATCGTCACGGCGATCCTGACGGGGATGTGCTCCGAGGCGAAGCGATTTCGAATCCTTTATGGTGTGGTGGCGGTCTCCGCGGCATTCTGGGCGATCAAAGGGGGATTGAAAGTCGCGCTGCTGGGACCGCATCAGGTTTACGGCAAGACGTATGACAACAACTTGTTCGCCCTGACGTCTGCGATGGCCTTGCCTATGTTGTTTTATTTCGGGCAGTCGCTGAAGCGACTTCGCTGGCGATGGCTGTTTGCCGCGGGTTCGGGTCTGACCTGTCTGGCGATCCTCGGGTCTGGCTCGCGCGCGGGGTTTGTGGCGCTGGCGGTCGTCCTGTGGTGCATGGCGTGGAGCAGCAAGTATCGTTTTCGCGCGATCATGGCGGTGTCTCTATTTGTCAGCATCGTTTACATCGCCGCCGGCGACGAAGTACGCGATCGCGTTGCCTCGATTATCAATTTTCAGGAGGACAAGTCCGCCAGCTCCCGCTTCGTTACATGGACGGCCGCGCGCGACATGATGGCCAGCAGGCCGGTCTTCGGCGTCGGCTTCGGCAATTTTGAGACGGCGCGGAAGGCGGCGGGCGGTGGCGGAAAGGCGGCACACAACATCTTCCTGGAGGCCGCGGCCGAATTGGGAATCTTCGGGTTGATGTTCTGGCTCCTGCTGGTGCTGGGGAGCATATTCAGCCTCTGGCGGTTCATGCGCTGGTCGCGCCGGCTGCCCGCCGATCTGAAATGGGCCTACCTTTGGTCACGCGGATTGCTGCTTGGGTTGGTGGCGTTCTGTGTGCACGGGCTTTTTCACAACGAGGAATTCCTTGAGCTGATGCTCACGATCATCGGCATGAACGTCGCGCTCCAGGCAGCCACCCACAGGACCTTGCGGGAGCGGCGATTGCGACGATCTTTGGCAGATCACGGTACCAATTCAGCAGATTCGCTGTCGGAGTCCGGTCACCCAGGGGCCTCGAGGCTGCCGGCCATACCGCCTGTGGCCGGGGCCTATGCACGGCCTCGCCTTGGCACTGCATAA
- a CDS encoding Bacterial extracellular solute-binding protein, with amino-acid sequence MPLVAGLVWTLTPAFRPSAATLTSEPLRFSYWGGVDDHRMWSEIVDGFHASQPGLRVRGEWLPLSGYSVKLSQQFIGRTAPDIILFQDEPLPRYAREFVELTRWVQTDPIVQAICDDFQPGAREALQVESQLRGVPVMGGVTLIYCNLAAFRRAADFHGRPILKPGPMWTLDEFVLLCRDLTLDLNGDGRTDQYGFFQPHWVYYLPFAWSCGASLTDESGSTWALAGAPAERAFALYADLRHRWIVTPSPGDYAGQNSDTAFLSGRVAMCVNGPWFQTFLAGTALEGDYAVAPIPAGPGGSASRATWDGLCIYRGCEGERAAGARRFLAYALGEAAQTVVARHQRAIPVRRSCGAAFVEFGGGAGSPADVFLNELARARMQRATPDWVEMSRCVSRHLTSVLLEGDARRSPSEAISALARERVIRERFSGARDSSTREKP; translated from the coding sequence ATGCCGCTGGTCGCTGGCCTTGTGTGGACGTTGACCCCGGCTTTTCGGCCGAGTGCGGCAACGTTAACGAGCGAACCGTTGCGATTCTCTTACTGGGGGGGAGTTGACGATCACCGCATGTGGTCGGAGATCGTGGACGGCTTTCACGCATCCCAACCCGGGCTGCGCGTGCGAGGCGAGTGGCTGCCGTTGTCAGGCTACAGCGTCAAGTTGAGTCAACAGTTCATCGGTCGAACCGCGCCGGACATCATTCTTTTTCAGGATGAACCGCTGCCGCGCTATGCGCGAGAATTTGTCGAGCTCACTCGCTGGGTACAAACTGATCCCATCGTGCAGGCGATTTGTGATGACTTTCAACCCGGCGCGCGCGAAGCCTTGCAGGTTGAGTCGCAATTGCGGGGTGTACCGGTCATGGGGGGCGTCACGCTTATCTACTGCAATCTGGCCGCGTTTCGGCGCGCGGCTGATTTCCACGGACGGCCGATTCTCAAACCCGGGCCTATGTGGACACTTGACGAGTTTGTCCTGTTGTGTCGCGATCTGACACTCGATCTGAACGGCGACGGGCGAACCGACCAGTATGGGTTTTTTCAGCCGCACTGGGTCTATTATCTTCCGTTCGCGTGGTCGTGCGGCGCAAGTCTGACCGATGAATCGGGATCGACCTGGGCCTTGGCGGGCGCGCCGGCTGAACGGGCATTCGCGCTTTACGCAGACCTGCGCCATCGTTGGATCGTGACTCCGTCGCCAGGCGATTACGCGGGACAGAATTCCGACACGGCGTTCCTGTCGGGTCGGGTTGCGATGTGCGTCAATGGTCCATGGTTTCAGACGTTTCTCGCAGGTACGGCGCTGGAAGGCGACTACGCGGTGGCGCCGATTCCCGCCGGACCGGGAGGCTCGGCATCACGCGCCACGTGGGACGGGCTGTGCATCTACCGCGGTTGCGAGGGTGAGCGGGCCGCGGGAGCACGGCGGTTCCTCGCCTATGCACTTGGCGAGGCAGCGCAAACCGTCGTGGCCAGACACCAGCGTGCCATACCGGTCCGCCGGTCGTGCGGAGCAGCATTTGTCGAGTTCGGCGGAGGCGCCGGATCACCGGCAGATGTGTTTCTCAATGAACTGGCCCGTGCGCGGATGCAGCGCGCCACACCGGACTGGGTTGAAATGAGCCGGTGTGTCTCGCGTCACCTGACATCGGTCCTGCTGGAGGGCGATGCCCGACGTTCACCATCGGAGGCGATTTCGGCGCTCGCGCGAGAGCGTGTCATACGCGAGCGCTTTTCCGGAGCGCGGGATTCTTCTACGCGAGAGAAGCCATGA